From a region of the Impatiens glandulifera chromosome 4, dImpGla2.1, whole genome shotgun sequence genome:
- the LOC124934092 gene encoding ATP-dependent zinc metalloprotease FTSH 9, chloroplastic-like — translation MHSIEILRPVIRANLNLTDNRNYLYTNSLFRTRFRFLHQKPIFCLPNSSIVLYRHSGFSKGLLSSSDLWGGLLWSQGLRDTRIQANSSCEQDTDSKPGTTDNSEAKGGGGGESKGVDKTSSTSSSPPRKGKGGWWKSGKWRWQPIIQAQEIGMVLLQLGIVMFVMRLLRPGIPLPGAEPRPPTTYVSVPYSDFLSKVNNNQVKKVEVDGVHITFKLKSESSTVETEVGNASSKMQDSELLFRSVSPTKIILYLTTRPSDIRAPYDKMVENNVEFGSPDKRSGGFLNSALISLFYVAVLAGLLHRFPVKFTQHTAGQLRIRKSGSSGGGKVSEQGDAITFADVAGVDEAKEELEEIVEFLRNPDRYIRLGARPPRGVLLVGLPGTGKTLLAKAVAGEADVPFISCSASEFVELYVGMGASRVRDLFARAKKEAPSIIFIDEIDAVAKSRDGRHRIVSNDEREQTLNQLLTEMDGFDSSSAVIVLGATNRADVLDSALRRPGRFDRVVTVETPDRNGREAILKVHVTKKELPLGEDIDLSAIACMTTGFTGADLANLVNEAALLAGRHNKTVVEKTDFIQAVERSIAGIEKKTMKLQGIEKAVVARHEAGHAVVGTAVANLLTGQPRVEKLSILPRSGGALGFTYTPPTNEDRYLLFVDELRGRLVTLLGGRAAEEVVYSGRVSTGALDDIRRATDMAYKSIAEYGLNETVGPLSLTTLSNGGMDEGGSVPWGGKDQGQLVDLVQREVKSLLQSALDVALCVIRANPTVLEGLGAHLEENEKVEGEELQEWLKMVVAPAELKFFIRGKKQDAIVSPLLSES, via the exons ATGCATTCGATCGAAATACTAAGACCGGTCATTCGTGCGAATCTAAATTTGACGGATAATCGCAACTACTTATATACAAATAGCCTCTTCCGAACTCGATTCAGATTTCTTCATCAAAAGCCAATATTTTGTCTCCCTAATTCGTCGATTGTTTTATATAGACATTCTGGGTTCTCAAAGGGTCTTCTTAGCAGTTCTGACCTTTGGGGAGGACTTCTATGGAGTCAAGGTTTGAGAGATACTAGAATTCAAGCTAATAGTTCCTGCGAACAAGATACGGATTCCAAACCTGGTACAACGGATAATAGCGAAGCTAAGGGCGGCGGCGGAGGCGAGAGTAAAGGAGTGGATAAAACTTCTTCGACTTCCAGTTCTCCACCGAGGAAGGGGAAGGGAGGTTGGTGGAAGAGTGGGAAGTGGCGGTGGCAGCCAATTATTCAGGCGCAGGAGATTGGAATGGTTTTGCTGCAGCTAGGGATTGTTATGTTCGTCATGCGTCTTCTCCGGCCAGGTATTCCTTTACCTGGGGCTGAGCCAAGACCACCGACTACCTACGTTAGCGTGCCGTATAGTGATTTCTTGAGTAAGGTTAATAACAATCAGGTCAAGAAAGTTGAGGTTGACGGTGTACATATTACGTTCAAGCTGAAGTCGGAGTCATCTACTGTGGAAACTGAGGTAGGGAATGCTAGTAGTAAAATGCAGGATTCGGAGTTGCTGTTCCGAAGCGTTTCACCCACAAAGATAATACTTTACTTGACTACTCGTCCTAGCGATATTAGAGCTCCTTATGATAAGATGGTTGAGAATAATGTTGAGTTTGGGTCTCCTGACAAGAGGTCTGGTGGCTTTCTCAATTCAGCTTTG ATATCTCTATTCTATGTTGCGGTGCTTGCTGGACTTCTTCATCGTTTCCCTGTAAAATTTACACAG CATACAGCTGGTCAGCTCAGGATTAGAAAATCTGGGAGCTCTGGTGGAGGAAAAGTGTCTGAACAGGGAGATGCTATCACATTTGCTGATGTTGCAGGTGTGGACGAGGCTAAGGAGGAGTTAGAAGAAATTGTG GAATTCCTTAGGAATCCAGATAGATATATTAGACTCGGTGCTCGGCCTCCTCGAGGTGTCCTTCTG GTGGGTCTACCAGGAACAGGGAAAACACTATTAGCAAAGGCGGTTGCTGGGGAAGCTGATGTTCCTTTTATAAGTTGTTCTGCAAGTGAATTCGTGGAACTATATGTTGGAATGGGAGCATCTCGTGTTAGAGATCTCTTTGCCCGAGCAAAGAAGGAAGCACcttcaataatatttatagatGAA ATAGATGCTGTAGCGAAAAGCCGAGATGGTAGACATCGTATTGTCAGCAATGATGAGCGAGAGCAAACCCTTAACCAGTTGCTTACT GAAATGGATGGGTTTGATAGCAGCTCCGCGGTGATTGTTCTTGGAGCAACTAATAGAGCAGATGTATTGGATTCTGCACTTCGTCGACCAGGAAGATTTGACCGTGTGGTTAcg GTTGAAACCCCAGATAGGAACGGGAGAGAGGCCATATTGAAAGTACACGTTACAAAGAAAGAACTTCCTCTAGGCGAGGATATTGATCTTTCTGCCATAGCTTGTATGACGACAGGTTTTACAGG GGCAGACCTTGCGAATTTGGTAAATGAGGCTGCTTTACTTGCAGGAAGGCATAATAAGACTGTAGTAGAGAAAACCGATTTTATCCAAGCTGTGGAAAGATCAATAGCA GGGATTGAAAAGAAGACTATGAAGTTACAGGGCATCGAGAAGGCTGTGGTTGCACGCCATGAAGCTGGTCATGCAGTAGTAGGGACTGCTGTTGCTAATCTGCTGACTGGTCAGCCACGTGTCgag AAGTTAAGTATATTACCGAGGTCTGGAGGGGCATTGGGTTTTACTTACACGCCTCCAACAAACGAAGATAGATATTTGCTATTTGTGGATGAATTGCGTGGGCGGTTGGTTACACTTCTTGGTGGACGTGCTGCTGAAGAGGTTGTTTACTCTGGCCGTGTTTCAACAGGTGCCCTTGATGATATTCGAAGAGCAACAGACATGGCTTACAAGTCAATAGCAGAGTATGGTCTTAACGAGACTGTAGGACCTCTCTCATTAACAACACTCTCCAATGGTGGGATGGATGAAGGTGGATCTGTTCCATGGGGTGGAAAAGACCAG GGGCAACTCGTTGATCTTGTTCAAAGAGAGGTTAAATCACTCCTGCAATCTGCGCTCGATGTGGCACTTTGTGTTATTCGAGCTAATCCAACTGTCCTGGAGGGTCTAGGGGCACATCTGGAAG AAAATGAGAAAGTAGAAGGGGAAGAGCTGCAGGAGTGGCTGAAGATGGTGGTTGCTCCAGCAGAACTCAAATTCTTTATAAGAGGGAAGAAACAAGATGCAATCGTTTCTCCTCTTCTATCGGAATCTTGA